In Microbacterium sp. SLBN-146, one genomic interval encodes:
- a CDS encoding NrtR DNA-binding winged helix domain-containing protein: MTRTTPTATATAYASPASPAADDVTRVAVSTVIFSLRRTPGVDRASVVLPLVRRTRDPFEGRWALPGGWLDARESLDAAASRTLAETTGLAPSYLEQLYAFGAVDRSPTRVVSIVYWALLREDESGIEPQENVAWFDTTALPTLAFDHDEIVDYALWRLRNKVGYSRIAHGLLPDEFTLAELREVYESILDRRLDPANFRRQVENSGTLIPTDAFRTGSHRPARLYRYNSDVELADRGPLTSRR; the protein is encoded by the coding sequence ATGACAAGAACAACCCCCACCGCTACCGCTACCGCTTACGCGTCGCCCGCCTCCCCGGCCGCCGACGATGTCACGCGCGTCGCGGTGTCGACGGTTATCTTCTCGCTGCGACGCACGCCGGGAGTCGACCGCGCTTCCGTCGTCCTCCCCCTCGTACGGCGCACACGCGACCCGTTCGAGGGGCGATGGGCCCTCCCGGGTGGTTGGCTCGACGCCAGGGAGAGCCTCGACGCCGCGGCATCCCGCACCCTCGCCGAGACGACGGGGCTCGCTCCCAGCTATCTCGAGCAGCTCTACGCGTTCGGTGCCGTCGATCGCTCCCCCACTCGCGTCGTCTCGATCGTCTACTGGGCGCTGCTGCGCGAGGACGAGTCGGGCATCGAGCCACAGGAGAACGTCGCCTGGTTCGACACGACGGCCCTCCCGACCCTCGCGTTCGACCACGACGAGATCGTGGACTACGCACTGTGGCGCCTGCGCAACAAGGTCGGCTACAGCCGGATCGCGCACGGCCTGCTGCCCGACGAGTTCACCCTCGCCGAGCTCCGCGAGGTCTACGAGTCGATCCTCGATCGACGTCTCGACCCGGCGAACTTCCGTCGCCAGGTCGAGAATTCCGGCACCCTCATCCCGACCGATGCCTTCCGCACGGGCAGTCATCGACCCGCCCGCCTCTACCGCTACAACAGCGATGTCGAGCTCGCCGACCGCGGGCCGCTCACGTCGCGCCGCTGA
- a CDS encoding MarP family serine protease, producing the protein MLVVDVIVIVALLAALILGVRRGFFASIGSLAGLAAGGIAAFWLTPLVTAWVPSQSWRGLAVLGATLVLLIGGTALGSAIGSVFRSGADKLKLRGIERLLGGIASVVVAALAVVLVAPAISATGIPVVSTAVASSRVIQAIDLVTPAPLDGALAELRSTVLDDGIPQLGNLLSPGTAPPAPPVALDDPELQRAAASVARVSGTAYSCGRSSTGTGFIVAADRVVTNAHVVAGVDTPIVELPGAEAREGRIVYFDPIDDLAVIAVDGLAAAPLPLALSLSAGASGAIQGYPYGGPFEMISAAVLSVGSVPVPDIYDDAWNPREIYSLEAGVRPGNSGGPLLTEDGAVAGVVFARAESDASRGYAVTMAELSPVADAAPGLSQAVSSGPCITG; encoded by the coding sequence GTGCTGGTCGTGGACGTGATCGTGATCGTGGCGCTCCTCGCCGCGCTCATCCTCGGTGTGCGTCGGGGGTTCTTCGCGAGCATCGGCAGTCTCGCCGGCCTCGCCGCGGGAGGAATCGCCGCGTTCTGGCTGACGCCGCTCGTCACGGCGTGGGTGCCATCGCAGTCGTGGCGCGGACTCGCCGTCCTGGGCGCGACCCTCGTCCTCCTCATCGGCGGCACGGCGCTCGGCTCGGCCATCGGATCGGTCTTCCGCTCGGGCGCCGACAAGCTGAAGCTGCGGGGGATCGAACGCCTTCTCGGGGGCATCGCGAGCGTCGTGGTCGCAGCCCTCGCCGTCGTCCTCGTCGCACCCGCCATCTCGGCCACCGGCATCCCTGTGGTCTCGACCGCCGTCGCATCGTCGCGCGTCATCCAGGCGATCGATCTCGTGACGCCGGCACCCCTCGACGGCGCGCTCGCCGAACTGCGGTCCACCGTTCTCGATGACGGCATCCCGCAGCTCGGCAATCTTCTGTCGCCGGGAACCGCGCCGCCGGCTCCGCCCGTCGCGCTCGACGATCCCGAACTGCAGCGTGCCGCGGCATCCGTCGCCCGGGTGTCCGGCACGGCGTACTCGTGCGGCCGGAGCTCGACGGGCACGGGGTTCATCGTGGCCGCCGACCGCGTCGTCACGAACGCCCACGTCGTCGCGGGCGTCGACACGCCCATCGTCGAACTGCCCGGCGCTGAGGCCCGCGAGGGGCGGATCGTCTACTTCGACCCGATCGACGACCTCGCCGTGATCGCCGTCGACGGCCTCGCGGCCGCGCCGCTGCCCCTCGCGCTCAGCCTCTCTGCGGGGGCGTCGGGGGCCATCCAGGGCTATCCGTACGGAGGACCGTTCGAGATGATCTCTGCGGCCGTGCTGTCGGTGGGCTCCGTGCCCGTCCCCGACATCTACGACGACGCCTGGAATCCCCGCGAGATCTACTCCCTCGAAGCCGGCGTCCGCCCCGGAAACTCGGGCGGTCCGCTGCTGACGGAGGACGGCGCCGTCGCCGGAGTCGTCTTCGCCCGAGCCGAGAGCGACGCGTCGCGCGGGTACGCCGTGACGATGGCGGAACTCAGCCCCGTCGCCGACGCCGCACCCGGTCTCTCGCAAGCCGTCTCATCCGGTCCCTGCATCAC